One Capsicum annuum cultivar UCD-10X-F1 chromosome 2, UCD10Xv1.1, whole genome shotgun sequence genomic window carries:
- the LOC124895981 gene encoding uncharacterized protein LOC124895981, producing the protein MGIGKADGTDRSNNKRVNQVSSATNRLIDRYSTLANERDTDACLLDFQEMGEPPMEMKNPLIDQREFGQDAQSASQNALREKDGEADKKIPRQECPFRKFTRRIHRR; encoded by the exons ATGGGCATTGGCAAAGCCGATGGAACTGATAGATCAAACAATAAGCGAGTTAACCAAGTGAGCTCCGCAACTAATCGTCTCATCGATCGATATTCCACTTTAGCGAATGAAAGAGATACAGATGCTTGCTTGTTGGACTTCCAAGAGATGGGAGAACCTCCCATGGAGATGAAAAACCCACTGATCGATCAACGAGAATTTGGGCAAGACGCCCAATCCGCATCGCAAAATGCATTGAGGGAGAAAGATGGAGAGGCAGATAAGAAGATCCCTCGACAAGAATGTCCTTTCAG AAAGTTTACAAGAAGGATCCATCGGAGATGA